A stretch of DNA from Cerasicoccus sp. TK19100:
CTTCATTTTAGGCTGTACATATTTTCGGTTCTTTGTCTTAAAGTCTTGATGGCCAAGAGATACGAACTGACCAAGGAACAATACGACTTAATCAAGGATCTGCTACCTGGTAAGGCCGGCGACCCTGGGCGAACAGCCGAAGACAACCATCGCTTCATAAACGGTGTGATGTGGGTGCTGCGCAGCAGCGCCTTTTGGCGGGACATGCCAGCGCGCTACGGCAACTACGAAACCACTTACAA
This window harbors:
- a CDS encoding transposase; amino-acid sequence: MAKRYELTKEQYDLIKDLLPGKAGDPGRTAEDNHRFINGVMWVLRSSAFWRDMPARYGNYETTY